The stretch of DNA CCCAAAGTTGCTGGGGATATTAAAATCTTCTGGCCGGGATACGCTCATGGCGATCTGCTTGGTGCCACTCGGCCCGGCTGGTGGGGGAACTACCTCCTCGACGGCGCGAGTCTCCGCGGCCTCTGGTCGAGGGTCATTGTTTCTCTTTACGAACTCTCGTAACTGTCCGTTTCTTATCAATATTTCGATAGCATCCTTCAGCTGGATGCAATCGTCGGTCCTGTGACCATAACTCTTGTGGTATCTGCAATACCTATTCTTGTCTTGGCCGGGCTTCAGGGGAGTCGGCTTGGGCTGTTTTACATTCGCTCTGTTAAACTCAGAGATGTGAACCTCAGCAAATATTTCTCCCCGTGATTTGACGAGGGGGGTGTATGTGGCGAATGTGCTTGGAGGGCCACGAGATTCACGCCTGTCGCCCCTCCTTCTGTCTCTGCCCCTCTCGCCGCCCCGATCGCCGCCTCTATCGTGTCCCCGGTCGCTTCCCCTGTCGTCGTGCCTGTGGGAGGGCTCACGGGCAGGGTGGCTGCTTCCAGGTCGGGCAAGGCGAGCGACATCAGCTGCCTGGACCTCCTCGTAGTCGATGTATTTTTGAGCTTTTAGGAGGAGGTCGTCCCAGGTGGGTGGTTTTTCTATGCCCACAGCTTTAGCAAAATCGCTGCCCGGGCGAAGGCCCCTCTGCAGCAAGTATTTCTTCATGTCGTCGGTCGTTTCGACCTGCACAGCCTCTTTGTTGAATCTCTCGACGAAGTTGCGGAGAGTTTCGTCTTCAGCTTGGTATATGGCCTCCAAGGCATGCACAGTCTTTGGGTGCTTGCGGGAAGCGGTGAAGTGTCTGGAAAACTGTTCAGTAAGATCCCTCCATGAATGGATGGATTGAGGGGGCAGGCTTTGGTACCATGCCATTGCTCCCTTTCTCAGCGTGGTTGGGAACAGTCTGCACCTAATGGCACCGCTAATGTTCCTGAAATCCAGGTTCGCGTTGACATTGGCTATGTGATCGTCGGGGTCGGTCAAACCATCATACGCGGGGAGCGTAGGAGGTCTCTCGAAACCCTTTGGAATATGTTTCTTTAAGATGTCTCTGGAAAGAGGGCATCGGGGATCGCCCTCGTCGCTCCCGTTGGGAGAATGGTCCTCGGAAGACCGGGGAGAATAATCGCCGGGCATGGGCGTTGGACTGCGAGATTTGCGAGGACGATAACTGCCCGACGCGCCATGCTTGGCCATGTTCACCaacccttgaggtgaatggcGGCGCGGGGCTTCGTGCTTCCCTTTCTTGCCCGGGGAGAGCCTACCCTCGCGATGTGGAGGAGTACGATCCCTCTTCCGAGGAGTAACTTCGACCCTCTCTAAGTcggggcgtcgatgtttgacggccgccggacggggaggggaaggagtagcctggtgtctccgcgggggagagttggtctttCTGCGACGCCGGCCTTTCTCCAGCGCGGCGATTCTTTCGCTCTGCTCGTCCAGTCGACGATTTTGAGCCTGCATGGCCTCCGTTGTTTGTTTGAGGGCAGCGATCAAGGCTGCGACCTCAGAGTTGGCCAAGACGGCGGGCTGTTCGGCGTTGTTTGCCGGAGCTTCTTGCTTGAATTGCGGGCGTTTGCCCATCCGACGATCGGTTAGGATCTCGACGTCTTCTTCATCGGAAGAGAGTGAGGCCTCCCGTCCGTCGCGGGAGTCGGTTTCTGGACCGCGTGTCACGGTGGTATCGTCACGCACCGGTGATAGCACGGTGTTATTCTGCGGCGGCGGAGAGGATGGAACGTTGAGCACGTTGTCGTCGCCGGCGTCGGTGTTGAGTGGCTGCGAagaactggccatgatgaagTTTCTTGAGAGGTTtggttttttatctttgtttctttgagGAAAGGTTAAAGAATGGGGAAGAACTCagtccccacagacggcgccactgatcgtaccTGATGATCAGAATAgattgatggccggtccgttgagcgagcgtccacaccgaagggggggtttgtacctgcaggtgctccgatgcctaagtctgcaaagtgaacagagagatacaaaggaagaaagagaaagaaagtgtagaatggtttttaatacctggctctcctgtctaggagagcttatatagtgcccccagcgctgggccaaaggttggtctattgggcctggataaccggcccaatagactcaactgccaagatagtccctgtatcgtaggggaaggccgttatttgcctctatcttggttggagccgttccgctattcgcgggtaagggataggctCGATGACAGATGCGGTTGGATAATggagcacgtgttaaacgtgctgcttagccgTTAAGCTAAGGCTGAATGAGTTATTATGCTCGGATAGTCGAGCACGTGATTAGCGTGAAGCTAATctgttatgtcgagcaggacatGTCATAGGCTGACATGTCGGGGAAacctccccttattgggctgtgccccaaatgtcgggcataagtgattgggccagctcttggcccagtccagaacactTACCCCGTATATTTTCTACTACTTCCGTTCTAAATTATAAGtcattttatattgaaaagaaaaat from Trifolium pratense cultivar HEN17-A07 linkage group LG5, ARS_RC_1.1, whole genome shotgun sequence encodes:
- the LOC123884326 gene encoding uncharacterized protein LOC123884326 codes for the protein MAKHGASGSYRPRKSRSPTPMPGDYSPRSSEDHSPNGSDEGDPRCPLSRDILKKHIPKGFERPPTLPAYDGLTDPDDHIANVNANLDFRNISGAIRCRLFPTTLRKGAMAWYQSLPPQSIHSWRDLTEQFSRHFTASRKHPKTVHALEAIYQAEDETLRNFVERFNKEAVQVETTDDMKKYLLQRGLRPGSDFAKAVGIEKPPTWDDLLLKAQKYIDYEEVQAADVARLARPGSSHPAREPSHRHDDRGSDRGHDRGGDRGGERGRDRRRGDRRESRGPPSTFATYTPLVKSRGEIFAEVHISEFNRANVKQPKPTPLKPGQDKNRYCRYHKSYGHRTDDCIQLKDAIEILIRNGQLREFVKRNNDPRPEAAETRAVEEVVPPPAGPSGTKQIAMSVSRPEDFNIPSNFGDTYTGPTPSTGDYFTDSLVISGGHMDKHTVGSIKRKFEDLINTSSNMNATLDKAKGRSMPLAFYREELPGGTANYQIPLLVRADMANMDVRRVLIDPGSSCDIMYASLFRTLQLDETHLTPYLGSDLTGFNGATTKPWGYVDLIVTFGSEETAKSIRVKFLVVDCPCLYQCIIGRTAIADLVAVPSTAHLKMNKEAKAIPGSTTKAIPGSTTKSARSKCELC